A portion of the Candidatus Pristimantibacillus lignocellulolyticus genome contains these proteins:
- a CDS encoding winged helix-turn-helix transcriptional regulator, whose product MEEDRIVIREVFAEVPLTVEYQLCEFGDSLRPISCLLDTNEAAYLLTTDSKLPRFVLVSF is encoded by the coding sequence ATGGAAGAAGACAGGATTGTGATTCGTGAAGTCTTTGCTGAGGTTCCACTAACAGTAGAATATCAACTGTGTGAATTTGGCGATTCGTTACGTCCTATAAGCTGCCTCTTAGATACTAATGAGGCAGCTTATTTATTAACTACTGATTCAAAGCTCCCCCGCTTTGTTCTAGTATCTTTTTAG
- a CDS encoding MFS transporter, whose translation MTHEPQSRTNSSNHNYVDSTDMQRKLYKRSLFIIVLSQIFGGAGLAAGVTVGALLAQDMLGSESYAGIPTALLTLGSAVASLLVGRLSQRHGRRLGLAGGFLTGGLGAIGVIVAAQVNSVVLLFISLLIYGAGTAANLQARYAGTDLAKPNQRAKAISIAMVSTTFGAVAGPNTVEVTGSFATSIGLPALTGPFILAATAFILAGLVLLLFLRPDPLLVARDLAKDNAHIPPAVDHKKTRISNNRGLVVGATVMVLTQIVMVAIMTMTPIHMKHHGHSLGDIGLVIGIHIGAMYLPSLITGVLVDKFGRTTMSIASGVVLLLAGIVAAIAPPDSMAILIVALALLGIGWNFGLISGTAIIVDATDPTTRAKTQGTIDVLIALAGASGGALSGMVVSHSSYATLSLAGGGLALLLIPVIIWSISKRNVTASQNIPFN comes from the coding sequence ATGACGCATGAACCCCAGAGTAGAACGAATAGTAGTAACCATAATTACGTCGATTCCACAGATATGCAACGTAAGCTGTATAAAAGATCCTTATTCATCATTGTTCTTTCTCAAATTTTTGGTGGAGCGGGACTTGCTGCTGGTGTTACGGTAGGTGCGCTACTTGCGCAGGATATGTTAGGCTCAGAAAGTTATGCAGGTATCCCTACAGCATTGCTTACGCTTGGTTCTGCTGTGGCTTCATTGCTAGTAGGACGACTCTCACAACGGCATGGGCGCAGGTTGGGGCTTGCCGGAGGATTTTTAACTGGAGGACTTGGAGCAATCGGTGTCATTGTAGCCGCCCAAGTGAATAGTGTGGTGCTGTTATTCATATCGCTGCTTATCTATGGAGCAGGAACGGCAGCGAACTTACAAGCACGTTATGCAGGAACAGATTTGGCTAAGCCGAACCAGCGTGCGAAGGCGATTAGTATTGCAATGGTTTCGACTACTTTCGGAGCTGTTGCCGGTCCAAATACGGTTGAAGTTACGGGCAGTTTTGCTACTTCAATAGGTTTACCAGCCCTAACGGGTCCTTTTATTCTAGCTGCTACTGCATTTATCTTGGCAGGATTAGTTCTATTGCTCTTTCTTCGCCCCGATCCATTGCTTGTCGCAAGAGATCTAGCCAAGGATAACGCACATATTCCACCTGCAGTCGACCATAAGAAAACTCGCATTAGTAACAACAGAGGACTGGTTGTAGGGGCAACAGTAATGGTATTGACGCAAATCGTCATGGTTGCGATTATGACAATGACTCCGATTCATATGAAACATCATGGTCATAGTCTAGGGGACATAGGATTAGTTATTGGTATTCATATCGGAGCGATGTATTTACCCTCACTAATAACAGGAGTATTAGTCGATAAGTTTGGTCGTACTACGATGTCAATTGCTTCAGGGGTGGTTCTATTGCTTGCAGGTATTGTGGCGGCTATTGCTCCCCCGGATTCGATGGCAATACTTATCGTTGCTCTTGCATTACTAGGTATTGGTTGGAATTTCGGCTTAATCAGCGGTACAGCAATCATTGTAGATGCAACTGATCCAACAACTCGTGCAAAAACTCAAGGAACTATTGATGTTTTAATTGCACTAGCAGGGGCATCAGGTGGAGCACTATCTGGCATGGTTGTATCACATTCAAGTTATGCAACGCTTTCACTTGCTGGTGGCGGACTTGCTTTGTTACTAATCCCAGTTATCATATGGTCAATAAGTAAACGAAATGTAACTGCTTCGCAAAATATTCCGTTCAACTAA
- a CDS encoding radical SAM protein yields MSIEIRNIMSKKILSEAKGYLDVGFTHTLNPYSGCAFSCSYCYVREMPIQKFKDIPWGEWLDIKTNAAENYLDEVIKLRRKNKPVNIFMSSATDPYQPIERKAEITRRILEAMIEYPPDLIQIQTRSPLIVRDLDLLVKLKNISEVLVSMTIETDRDDIKQIFAPLAPGIKLRLKALKELHEAGITTQASISPVLPFTPDFPKLLEGIVDRIWIDTLLIGDGAMGKRSERLGMPKLFTDNGQSDWYKGNIHVRVEKYFRKTFPPDMIHVSRNDAFPMN; encoded by the coding sequence ATGAGCATTGAAATCAGAAATATAATGTCTAAGAAAATTTTAAGCGAAGCTAAAGGATATTTAGATGTTGGATTTACCCATACGTTGAATCCCTATAGCGGCTGTGCCTTTTCTTGTAGTTATTGTTATGTTAGAGAAATGCCCATTCAAAAGTTCAAAGACATTCCATGGGGAGAATGGCTGGACATTAAAACAAATGCCGCAGAGAATTACCTAGATGAAGTTATCAAACTTCGCAGAAAGAACAAACCAGTAAATATTTTTATGTCATCTGCCACAGATCCATATCAGCCAATTGAACGTAAGGCAGAAATTACAAGGCGAATTTTAGAAGCGATGATTGAATATCCTCCTGATTTGATTCAAATTCAGACACGAAGCCCACTCATTGTAAGAGACCTTGATTTATTAGTGAAGCTAAAGAACATTAGTGAAGTTCTAGTTTCTATGACAATCGAAACGGATCGGGATGATATTAAACAAATATTTGCACCGCTCGCTCCTGGGATCAAGTTGCGACTAAAAGCATTAAAAGAATTGCATGAAGCAGGGATAACTACGCAAGCTTCCATTTCGCCTGTTTTGCCTTTTACCCCGGACTTCCCAAAATTGCTTGAAGGTATTGTAGATCGAATTTGGATTGATACGCTTCTAATTGGAGATGGTGCTATGGGGAAACGATCGGAGCGACTCGGAATGCCAAAGTTGTTTACAGACAACGGCCAATCAGATTGGTACAAGGGAAATATACATGTTCGCGTTGAAAAGTACTTTCGTAAAACTTTTCCTCCCGATATGATTCACGTATCACGAAATGATGCTTTTCCAATGAATTAG